In Helicobacter pylori Shi112, the genomic window AGGGTTGAAGCGCTTGCTTGAAGCTAACGATAAAATTTCCCCGCTTTTGGGGTTGATGATACCCACTAGGATTTCTTCAGCCTTGAGTTTGTCTTTAGCTTTGTTTAATAAGGTTTCAATTTCTCTTTGGAGTTTTAAAGGAATGCTCAAATACACCTCATAGCCATCAAGCCGTTCAACCTCTGTATAAGAGTGGTTTTGGATAAAGTTAAAACTCACATCTCTTTTGCCTGTTCTTATGCCATTTTGTTGGGCTTTAAGCAAGTGATCTTGAGATTTTTCAACGCCTTTTTTACCGGTAATTAAAGTGAGCTTGTCTTCTTCTTGTTTTTGCACATAGCCAATGATTGGCTCTAGGCTATTTTGATAAGGGTAATGCCTAGAAACGCCGCTCACTTCAATGTTTAGCCCTTGCTTTTGCCACACTTTATCGCGCGCGTCTTTGAAATTTTGAAAAACCCCAAAGGTTAAAAATTTCTTATTCAAGTCTCTAAGATTAGCAGCGGTATTGGGCGTGAGATCATAAGCTAGAATGGTATAGCCTTTCGTATTGATGGCGTCTTTTAAGGACTTTTTAGGGATATTACTATAAATAGAAAGGAAATCAATGAAAAAATCTTCTTTATCTGGGTTTAAAAACCTTGTGTCAAAGCCCAGTTTGAAAAGGGTTTGCGAAGCGGCTAGGCTGTAGTTGTCTTGACTATAGATAGTCCCCCTAGTTGCAGTGTCTTGTTTGCTCATCACCAAAGTGGGCATGTTGGCTTGGGCAAAAAAAGCTTTTTTAAAAGCCACCATTAAAAAAACAATAAAAAGCAACAAAAAGACTAAAGCCGTAAATACGACCTTGTATTTTTGGGTTTCTAAAAATCGCTCTGGGTTGAAGTTGGGATCAATGTTTTTATTATCCATGAACGCTCACTTGAAAATGGCGTAACACTGGATTTTCACAACGCATGAGAACATGAATTTTTGATGATAAAATCTGTCAAAATTGAGTGCAACAACGAACCCTCTCTTTAAAAAGGACCAAGCGATCATTTAAAGAGACGCCACTTAAGAGATTAGATCTGCGTTCTTAAAAGCTCTTTATAAGCGCTGATCGCTTTGTTGCGCACTTCAAGCATGAGTTTCATGCTCGTTTCAGCCTTCCCTATAGCGATAGCCGCTTGGTGTAAATCTTTGATTTGCCCTGTCGCCATGTCGGCTAAGGCTTTATCAGATTGCTCTTGAGTGCTGTTAAGCTCATTGATGGATTGTTTTAAGAGTTTGGAAAACTCCCCACCTTTTTGTTCTTTAAAGGTGCTGCCTGATTCTTCTCTTTTAGTCCTGTTGTCCGTGTTAAGCTCAGAGAAAGGACTCAATAAGCTTTTATCATTGTGTATGGCTTGCATAGAACCTCCTTAAGCTCTTTTTTAAAAATTTAACTCTATTAAATATTTTATTCATTTCTGTATTCTACTGATCTTTGGCTAATACTACCTAAATTTCCTTATACTACCATAAATTGTTGGAAATCGTTCATGTTTGTAACATGCCAATCGCATTTTGCGCCATGTTTTTAGCGCTTTGAAAGGCTGCAACATTGGCCTGATAGGCTCTAGTCGCTTCCACTAAATCCGCCATTTCAACCACCGCATTCACATTGGGGTAAGCCACATAGCCTTGAGCGTTAGCGTCAGGGTGGCTGGGATCGTATTTCATCAAAGGCTCGCTATCATCGCGCACAATCTTATCCACCACCACGCTTGTGATAGGGATTAAGGGGTTGTCATCGCCTTCATCTAAGGGGTCTTCATAGGGGGTGATTTGATGGTTTTGAGCGATTTTTTGGTTTAAAATCTCATTGAAATCAAAAGCCTTAAACACCGCTTCTTGCCTCCTATAAGGGCCTCCTTCGCTCGTGCGTGTGGTGTTAGCGTTAGCGATATTAGAAGAAATCAAATTAGCCCTTAAGCGTTGGGCAGACAAACCATAACCGCTAATATCAAAAGAAGATAAAAACATGCTTTCCCTTAACTATAAATTCTTACTGGAATCAATGGCGTAATTGATCACGCCTCGATACTTTTTTAAGGCTGAACTCAAGGCTAAATACATGGTAGAGTTCTTACCCATTTCGCTCGTTTCTATGTCTAAATCCACGCTGTTACCATCATTCTTAGCCAAATGCCCGTCTCTAAAAAAAAGGCTTGCCCCATCTTTAGCACTATTTTCAAAGTCTAAATGCCTAGGGTTAGTGTGGGCTAAAGGCAAAACTTTACTGGATTGGTTTTCAAAAATTTCTGCTTTTTTCTTCGCTAAAACGCTTTCAAAATCCAAATCCTTTGACCTGTAAAAGGGGGTATCCACATTAGCGATATTAGAAGCGATCATATCCTGCCTTAAAGCCCTATAATCTAGCGCTTTATAAACCAATCCAAACGCTTTAGAAAAATCCATCAAAACCCCTTTTTTAAACCCTTGCAAATTCATAGCATGCAAAAAACATTCCAAAACCGGCTCGCTTTCTCATCAAAGAATGCGATCAATTTCAAAGCGCACTTAAGCTTGAGCGATAAGATAATTCAGAGCCATTATAGTGTAAAATACCCCTAAAATACCTTAAGAGAACGCCTATTTAAAAAACCAAGATAAGGAAATCCTAATGACTACAGACAAAAGCCTGTTTTTTTGCGCTTCGCTATTGATTTTTTTGGGGGTATTGATGAGCTATTCGCTCTCAACTTACACCACAGTGGTGCTGTATCATTATGGGGAGTTCCATTTTTTCATACGACAGCTTGTGAGCGCGATCATGGGGATTGTTATCATGTGGGGGTTGTCTAGGGTTGATCCTAGCAAGTGGTTTGGCCGTTTGGGGTTTTTTCTTCTTTTTATCCCATTATTACTCATTATTGGCATGTTTTTTTTGCCAGAAAGCCTTTCTAGTAGCGCGGGAGGGGCGAAGCGATGGATTCGTTTGGGGTTTTTTTCTCTCGCACCCTTGGAGTTTTTAAAGATTGGCTTCACCTTTTTTCTTGCGTGGAGTTTGTCTCGCACCTTTGT contains:
- a CDS encoding transcriptional regulator; this encodes MIAWSFLKRGFVVALNFDRFYHQKFMFSCVVKIQCYAIFK
- the fliE gene encoding flagellar hook-basal body complex protein FliE: MQAIHNDKSLLSPFSELNTDNRTKREESGSTFKEQKGGEFSKLLKQSINELNSTQEQSDKALADMATGQIKDLHQAAIAIGKAETSMKLMLEVRNKAISAYKELLRTQI
- the flgC gene encoding flagellar basal body rod protein FlgC; the protein is MFLSSFDISGYGLSAQRLRANLISSNIANANTTRTSEGGPYRRQEAVFKAFDFNEILNQKIAQNHQITPYEDPLDEGDDNPLIPITSVVVDKIVRDDSEPLMKYDPSHPDANAQGYVAYPNVNAVVEMADLVEATRAYQANVAAFQSAKNMAQNAIGMLQT
- the flgB gene encoding flagellar basal body rod protein FlgB, producing MDFSKAFGLVYKALDYRALRQDMIASNIANVDTPFYRSKDLDFESVLAKKKAEIFENQSSKVLPLAHTNPRHLDFENSAKDGASLFFRDGHLAKNDGNSVDLDIETSEMGKNSTMYLALSSALKKYRGVINYAIDSSKNL